The DNA region TGCGAAACTTGTAAAGGAGCAGGACTCAGAACTATTGAAATGAACCTATTGCCTGATATTTACGTAAAATGTGAGAACTGTAATGGGAATCGATATAACGACGAAACCTTAGAAATAAAGTATAAAGGGAAGTCTATAAGTGAAATTTTAGATTTAAATATCGGTGACGCACTTGATTTTTTCAATAATATCCCGTCCATTAAAATCAAACTTAAGGCACTTTTAGAAGTAGGACTAGAATACATAACTCTTGGGCAGCAGAGCACTACTCTTTCGGGAGGTGAGGCACAAAGGGTAAAGTTAGCATCTGAACTGGCTAAAAAAGATACTGGAAATACTTTCTATATTCTTGACGAGCCAACCACAGGATTGCACTTTGAAGATGTAAGGATATTATTAATTGTTCTAACCAAATTAGTGAACAACGGGAACACAATTCTTATTGTTGAACATAATTTAGATATTATTAAAATGGCCGACCATATTATTGACATTGGCCCAGAAGGTGGCAGAAAAGGAGGAGAAGTTCTTTATCAGGGCACACCCGAAAATATTGGAGATGCAAAAAGAAGTCACACAGCACATTACTTATTGAATGAATTAAATCAATTTAGAACATCATTATAGTATGAAAAATCAAAAAAAAGACGAAAAAATCAAAAAAGCTTTTAGAGCTAGAGATTGGAATGAAATTAAAACAGAGAATTCTTGGCAAGTATTTAAAATTATCGCTGAATTCGTTGACGGATTTGATACACTTTCAAAAATTGGTCCTTGTGTTACTATATTCGGAAGTGCAAGAACTCAGCCTGAAGAAGATCAATATTTACTAGCCCAAGAAATCGCTTATAAACTTACACAGTTCGGTTACGGTGTTATTACAGGAGGAGGGCCCGGTGTAATGGAAGCTGCCAATAAGGGAGCCAAGGAAGGCGGTGGTAAGTCTGTCGGACTAAATATCGAACTTCCGTTTGAACAGAGCGCCAACGAGTTTATTGATCCAGATAAACTACTTAACTTCAACTACTTCTTTATCCGAAAATTAATGTTTGTAAAATACGCACAAGGTTTTATAGTATTACCCGGAGGATTTGGAACCTTAGATGAACTTTTTGAGGCATTAACTCTCATCCAAACCAAAAAAATAGGGAAATTTCCCATTATTCTAGTAGACAAAGAATATTGGAAAGGGCTGGTTGATTGGATAATCAAAGTAACTGTTAAGGAACAAGGGAAAGTTAGTCCCGAAGACTTAAATCTCTTTACAGTCGTGGATACAGCAGATGAAGCCCTTGATGAAATCAATAAATTTTACTCTCAATACTTGCTAAAACCAAATTTCTAGCCCCCTACTATTTGCAGAAAAAACATCTATAATTCTAAATTCATGTTCTAAACTCAAGTTTTTTATTACATTTGTTAGAGTATGACAATTGATTCGTGACAACCAAATACGGACATAGTTTAATACTTATGGTGCAAAAGCTATTAAAAACAAGCATAATAGTACTGTTGATCGGCGTAAACGCATTCAGCACGTATTCACAAAATGAAGGAGACGTCTTCATTTCTGTACTAGTTAAGAAAACTTCTACGGATAAACCCGTCGATCTTGATCCCGATATATGGAGAGGCTTAAAAGGGGTGCAAGAAATTGTTACGCCCAACGAGCTACAATACATATACGGAAATGCTTCTGATGTTAAGTCCGCAAAAAAAATATTAAAAGAGGTTACAAAAGCTGGATATGAAGATGCAAGCATTGTAGGAATCGAACACAATCAAACTATAGGAGCAGAAAGAGCAGAAGGTATCCTCAAAGGAGAGATCACCTCTACAGGGCCTGGTGAAGAGCAAATTCAAGAAATTGTTGCAGAAGCAGATTATATTCCAGGTGGTATTTCTTCAAATGCACAGACAGACTCAGACCCTTTAGA from Flavobacteriales bacterium includes:
- a CDS encoding excinuclease ABC subunit UvrA; translation: IGRTPRSNPATYTGVFSEIRNVMASLPESKIRGYKPGRFSFNVKNGRCETCKGAGLRTIEMNLLPDIYVKCENCNGNRYNDETLEIKYKGKSISEILDLNIGDALDFFNNIPSIKIKLKALLEVGLEYITLGQQSTTLSGGEAQRVKLASELAKKDTGNTFYILDEPTTGLHFEDVRILLIVLTKLVNNGNTILIVEHNLDIIKMADHIIDIGPEGGRKGGEVLYQGTPENIGDAKRSHTAHYLLNELNQFRTSL
- a CDS encoding TIGR00730 family Rossman fold protein, which codes for MKNQKKDEKIKKAFRARDWNEIKTENSWQVFKIIAEFVDGFDTLSKIGPCVTIFGSARTQPEEDQYLLAQEIAYKLTQFGYGVITGGGPGVMEAANKGAKEGGGKSVGLNIELPFEQSANEFIDPDKLLNFNYFFIRKLMFVKYAQGFIVLPGGFGTLDELFEALTLIQTKKIGKFPIILVDKEYWKGLVDWIIKVTVKEQGKVSPEDLNLFTVVDTADEALDEINKFYSQYLLKPNF